A single region of the Brachypodium distachyon strain Bd21 chromosome 3, Brachypodium_distachyon_v3.0, whole genome shotgun sequence genome encodes:
- the LOC100830941 gene encoding enhancer of mRNA-decapping protein 4: MASPAGNPNPNPNNPNPPFEVSMLFRPPHNPAPTASPIFPGAAGPPPPSGPYSYPPATPPFHRGPYLHYAQDPQPPMPRPAMSFPMANPNLNPSANPGVSPAPNPGARLMQLLGNSGGSGHLESAVSLPPPSSEFAATLPPPLPAMPSAPPARMLSSTSSKVPRGRLLGRGDKAVHNVDSRLPGEAQPPQLEVTPITKYTSDPGLVLGRQIAVNRTYIVYGLKLGNIRVLNINTALRSLLRGHTQRVTDMAFFAEDVHRLASASVDGRIYVWRIDEGPDEENKPQITGKIEIAIQIVGDADSYHPRICWHSHKQELLFVGIRNCVLRIDTTKVGRGRDFSAEEPIKCHLDQLIDGVRLVGKHDGDVTDLSISQWMTTRLASGSKDGTVKIWDDRKSVPLSILKPHDGQAVYSVAFLTAPERPHHINLITAGPLNQEIKIWASTNEEGWLLPSDSESWNCTQTLELVSSLEPRAEEAFFNQVAVLPQASIILLANAKKNAIYAVHVEYGPDPASTHLDYIADFTVAMPILSLTGTHESQPDGEQVVQVYCVQTMAIQQYGLELSLCSPPSDTTGLGRDPAISRVYEASLEGVGAESSMGTSIADSYTVGASSKQSTSDQSTDLDHKASAPPLTYTEGDGSAHIPSAPLASSMDLAGSGPPLGNSDKDQSDFDYSKNRNIEPVTLTRQDTPMPKPLALTRQDTPMPKPLALTRQDTPMPKPLALTRQDTPMPKDNLGKDELRDNHSDVKLPPNPRMMFKVGGNATHLITPSEIISGALSTADSNQVSKSDGAKIQDGSISSPRIAEVEAKHVNESKPDHDLEPEAVKEAQVCESSKKAQNSLEQTVEMISERSVTTDKYSVEESRSASDKLVPEHTGATGENVSNKTVEIPVKSDYPSASREQSSSYIKEKEKVLHPQASGQSSPSTSAFNSTESSHEPFSSSYPPIDSSPEVADMQAMMQQLVAMQKDMQKQLGTIVTAPIAKEGKRIETSLGRTMEKSVKASIDALWARFLEENTKREKAERERMQQMTTLITNSISKDIPAMLEKSIKKEASSLGPIIARTITPIIEKSLASIVADSVQKAVGDKVVNQLDKSVSAKLEATLARQIQLQFHTSVKQNLQDALRTSFESLLVPAFEQSCKTMFEQVDSAFQKGMSEHAVGIQQQVEAAHTPLVLTLKESIASASSITQSVTSELLDGHRKLLALVASGNFKAQNTNVLQPNNGPITGPPEVEAPLDPMKELGRLISERKFDEAFTVALQRSDVSIVSWLCSQVDLRALCTMVPVPLNQGVLLALLQQLAVDIGTETSRKIQWMTDVAMAINPTDLVIAQHVRPIFDQVYAKLAHHRSLPSTSPSDSSNLRLLMHVINSVLLSYK, translated from the exons ATGGCGTCTCCAGCCGGAAACCCTAATCCGAACCCCAACAACCCCAATCCCCCCTTCGAGGTGTCCATGCTCTTCAGGCCGCCTCACAACCCCGCGCCTACCGCCTCGCCCATCTTCCCCGGtgccgccggcccgccgccgccatccggCCCTTACTCCTATCCCCCGGCCACCCCTCCCTTCCACCGCGGCCCCTACCTCCACTACGCACAGGACCCTCAACCCCCTATGCCTCGCCCAGCCATGTCCTTCCCCATGGCAAACCCAAACCTGAACCCGAGCGCTAACCCCGGCGTGTCACCGGCCCCCAACCCCGGCGCCCGCCTCATGCAGTTGCTCGGCAACTCCGGTGGTTCGGGCCACCTCGAGTCCGCGGTATCATTGCCCCCGCCGTCGTCGGAGTTTGCCGccacgctgccgccgccgctcccggcgatgccatccgcgccgccggcgaggatgTTGAGCAGTACCAGCAGCAAGGTTCCGAGGGGGCGGCTTCTGGGTCGTGGGGACAAAGCAGTGCACAACGTTGACTCCAGGCTGCCTGGAGAGGCGCAGCCACCTCAGCTGGAGGTGACGCCGATCACCAAGTACACGTCGGATCCAGGCCTCGTGCTGGGCAGGCAGATCGCTGTGAACCGGACGTACATCGTGTATGGGCTCAAGCTGGGGAACATCCGTGTGCTAAACATTAACACCGCGCTTCGCTCACTCCTCCGTGGCCATACACAG AGGGTAACAGACATGGCTTTCTTTGCTGAGGACGTACATCGTTTAGCAAG TGCCAGTGTAGATGGGCGGATATATGTGTGGAGGATAGATGAGGGGCCTGATGAGGAAAATAAACCACAAATTACAGGAAAGATAGAAATTGCCATACAGATTGTAGGTGATGCTGACTCGTACCACCCAAGAATCTGCTGGCACTCTCATAAGCAA GAACTTCTGTTTGTTGGAATCAGGAATTGTGTCTTAAGAATAGACACAACTAAAGTGGGAAGGGGAAGAGACTTTAGTGCGGAAGAACCAATTAAATGTCATCTTGACCAGCTGATTGATGGTGTCCGCTTAGTTGGTAAGCACGATGGTGATGTGACAGATTTGTCCATATCTCAATGGATGACCACCCGACTGGCTTCAggatcaaaagatggcacg GTAAAGATCTGGGATGATCGCAAGTCAGTGCCTCTATCAATTCTAAAGCCACACGATGGTCAAGCTGTTTACTCAGTGGCCTTTCTTACAGCACCTGAGCGCCCACATCATATAAATCTTATCACAGCA GGTCCTCTAAACCAAGAAATTAAAATTTGGGCTTCTACTAATGAGGAAGGTTGGTTGTTGCCAAGTGATTCTGAGTCTTGGAATTGTACCCAGACCTTGGAACTTGTTAGTTCTCTGGAACCAAGGGCCGAGGAGGCATTTTTCAACCAAGTCGCAGTGCTACCTCAAGCAAGCATTATTTTACTTGCAAATGCTAAAAAGAATGCTATTTATGCTGTGCATGTTGAGTATGGTCCGGATCCTGCTTCTACTCACTTGGACTATATAGCAGATTTTACAGTTGCAATGCCTATTTTAAGTCTCACTGGCACACATGAAAGCCAACCTGATGGTGAGCAGGTTGTTCAAGTCTATTGTGTCCAAACAATGGCCATACAGCAGTATGGGCTGGAGTTATCACTTTGTTCGCCCCCATCTGATACTACTGGACTTGGAAGAGACCCAGCTATTTCACGTGTCTATGAGGCATCTCTGGAAGGAGTAGGGGCAGAGTCATCCATGGGAACTAGCATTGCTGATTCTTATACCGTTGGTGCTTCGAGTAAACAATCAACTTCTGATCAGTCTACAG ACTTGGATCATAAAGCATCAGCTCCACCACTTACATATACAGAAGGTGATGGTTCTGCACATATTCCGTCTGCTCCTCTTGCATCAAGCATGGATCTTGCTGGATCAGGACCACCACTAGGCAACAGTGACAAAGACCAATCAGATTTTGATTATTCAAAGAACCGAAACATTGAGCCAGTCACCTTGACTAGGCAAGACACACCCATGCCAAAACCGCTTGCCTTGACTAGGCAAGATACACCCATGCCAAAACCGCTTGCCTTGACTAGGCAAGATACACCCATGCCAAAACCGCTTGCCTTGACTAGGCAAGATACACCCATGCCAAAGGACAATTTAGGGAAGGATGAATTAAGAGACAACCACAGTGATGTTAAACTGCCTCCAAATCCGCGCATGATGTTTAAGGTAGGAGGCAATGCTACACATCTCATAACTCCATCTGAAATTATATCAGGCGCTCTATCTACTGCTGACAGCAATCAAGTCTCTAAGTCTGATGGCGCAAAAATCCAGGATGGTTCTATCAGTAGTCCTCGGATTGCAGAAGTAGAAGCAAAGCATGTTAATGAGAGTAAACCTGATCATGATTTGGAACCTGAAGCTGTGAAGGAAGCTCAAGTTTGTGAGAGTTCAAAGAAAGCTCAAAATTCGTTGGAGCAAACTGTTGAAATGATCAGTGAGCGTTCAGTAACAACAGATAAGTACAGCGTGGAAGAATCACGGTCGGCATCTGATAAACTGGTTCCTGAGCATACTGGTGCTACTGGCGAAAATGTTTCGAACAAAACTGTGGAAATACCAGTGAAAAGCGATTATCCCTCTGCATCTAGGGAGCAATCTTCCTCATATatcaaggagaaggaaaaagtTCTTCATCCTCAAGCATCTGGACAATCATCACCTTCTACAAGCGCATTTAACTCAACTGAGTCTTCACATGAACCTTTCAGCAGTTCATACCCTCCTATTGATTCCTCTCCAGAAGTTGCTGATATGCAAGCGATGATGCAACAG TTAGTAGCCATGCAGAAGGACATGCAGAAGCAGTTAGGCACTATTGTTACTGCTCCTATTGCAAAGGAAGGCAAAagaattgagacatctttagGCCGTACCATGGAGAAATCTGTCAAGGCTAGCATTGATGCCTTGTGGGCTCGTTTCCTGGAGGAGAACACGAAGCGTGAAAAGGCTGAAAGAGAGCGAATGCAGCAAATGACCACTCTCATCACAAACTCAATAAGCAAGGACATTCCTGCTATGTTGGAGAAGTCAATAAAGAAAGAAGCTTCTTCACTCGGACCTATTATTGCACGGACAATAACACCTATTATTGAGAAGTCCTTGGCCTCTATTGTTGCTGATTCAGTTCAG AAAGCGGTGGGTGACAAGGTGGTTAATCAGCTGGACAAGTCTGTTAGTGCAAAACTTGAAGCTACGCTTGCTAGGCAAATCCAACTGCAGTTTCATACATCTGTAAAACAGAATCTTCAG GATGCTTTACGCACTAGCTTTGAGTCATTGCTCGTTCCAGCATTTGAACAATCCTGTAAGACAATGTTCGAGCAAGTGGATAGTGCATTCCAGAAAGGAATGTCTGAGCACGCTGTTGGTATTCAGCAGCAGGTTGAGGCAGCACATACTCCATTGGTGTTAACTTTAAAG GAAAGCATCGCTTCTGCCTCGTCAATCACCCAGAGTGTTACATCAGAGTTACTTGATGGTCATCGCAAACTTTTGGCACTGGTTGCATCTGGGAACTTCAAGGCACAGAATACAAATGTTTTGCAGCCCAACAATGGCCCTATCACTGGTCCCCCAGAG GTTGAGGCTCCATTAGACCCAATGAAGGAGCTGGGAAGACTGATATCTGAACGCAAATTTGATGAGGCATTTACTGTGGCGCTTCAAAGAAGTGACGTCTCCATCGTGTCTTGGCTATGCTCTCAG GTTGATTTGCGTGCATTATGTACAATGGTCCCAGTCCCTCTAAACCAGGGAGTCCTTCTAGCCCTACTACAGCAGCTGGCAGTTGATATTGGCACCGAGACATCCCGGAAGATTCAGTGGATGACAGATGTTGCCATGGCAATCAATCCGACAGACCTGGTGATTGCCCAGCACGTCAGGCCTATCTTCGATCAAGTCTACGCCAAATTGGCGCACCACCGATCACTTCCCAGCACCAGTCCATCAGATAGCAGCAATCTCCGCTTGCTCATGCATGTGATTAACTCAGTTCTGCTTAGCTACAAGTGA
- the LOC100834415 gene encoding 40S ribosomal protein S19, with translation MATTTETAATASSALTVKDVAPHDFNKKYTAHLKRSGKMELPEWVDIVKTARFKELPPNDPDCYYIRAASIARKIYLRQGIGIGGFQKIYGGRQRNGSRPPHFCKSSGAISRNILHELQKMGIIDVDPKGGRIITSQGRRDLDQVAGTVAPEV, from the exons ATGGCTACCACTACCGAGACCGCAGCCACGGCCTCCTCGGCGCTCACGGTGAAGGATGTCGCCCCCCACGACttcaacaagaaatacaccgCGCACCTCAAGCGCTCGGGCAAG ATGGAGCTTCCTGAGTGGGTTGATATTGTGAAGACTGCAAGGTTCAAGGAGCTTCCTCCCAATGATCCTGATTGCTACTACATCAGAGCTG CTTCAATTGCAAGGAAGATCTACCTGAGGCAGGGTATTGGGATCGGTGGCTTCCAGAAGATCTACGGTGGACGACAGAGGAACGGTTCACGCCCCCCGCACTTCTGCAAGAGCAGTGGTGCTATTTCCCGCAACATCCTGCATGAGTTGCAGAAGATGGGGATCATTGACGTTGATCCCAAGGG TGGAAGGATCATCACCTCCCAGGGAAGGCGTGATCTTGACCAGGTTGCTGGAACAGTTGCTCCTGAAGTCTGA